A section of the Pediococcus inopinatus genome encodes:
- a CDS encoding IS3 family transposase, translating into MNKQHRLAYQAISEVSQGKQGAVTKLLKVVGVSRQAYYKGINRQITSWERQDKVLKERVQYWFDFHFQGIGAGNLLTNLEKDNQVTFAVTLKQVKRIMRELGLRCEIKVKKHNRVKQSDQYILDNTLNQSFKVTAPNQVWLSDSTELTYGVNGEHKVRLSGVLDLYGRKLLAYNLSLTETSAAEIQVFQRAFNQFSNAHPLIHTDRGSAYTSGAFNNYLARYNVTRSMSRPGTPYDNAPMERWWNEFKLRWMARHPLAKTYEELVKLVEDGIYYFNHHNRSAIRNGLTPDEYWNEAI; encoded by the coding sequence GTGAATAAACAGCATCGACTGGCATATCAGGCCATAAGTGAAGTCAGTCAGGGGAAACAAGGAGCGGTCACCAAACTACTTAAAGTTGTCGGCGTAAGCCGTCAAGCTTATTACAAAGGAATTAATCGCCAAATAACATCTTGGGAAAGACAAGATAAAGTACTTAAGGAGCGTGTCCAATACTGGTTTGATTTTCATTTTCAAGGAATAGGAGCTGGGAATCTTCTTACTAACCTAGAAAAAGATAACCAAGTCACTTTTGCTGTGACACTTAAACAAGTGAAACGAATTATGCGTGAACTCGGATTACGCTGTGAAATCAAGGTTAAGAAACATAATCGGGTTAAACAGTCTGATCAATATATCCTGGATAACACTTTAAATCAAAGCTTCAAAGTTACGGCACCTAATCAAGTTTGGTTATCAGACTCAACTGAATTAACCTACGGTGTAAATGGTGAGCACAAGGTACGTTTAAGTGGTGTCTTAGATTTATACGGGCGAAAACTGTTAGCCTACAATCTAAGCCTGACGGAGACTAGTGCAGCCGAAATTCAAGTATTTCAGCGAGCTTTCAATCAATTTAGTAATGCTCATCCATTAATTCACACAGATCGAGGATCTGCTTATACTTCTGGAGCTTTCAATAATTATTTGGCTCGTTATAACGTGACACGTAGCATGTCAAGACCAGGCACTCCATACGACAACGCTCCGATGGAACGTTGGTGGAATGAATTTAAACTTCGTTGGATGGCTCGCCATCCGTTGGCAAAAACTTATGAAGAACTAGTAAAACTTGTAGAAGATGGAATATATTATTTTAACCACCATAACCGTTCAGCAATAAGAAATGGCCTCACTCCAGATGAATACTGGAATGAAGCCATTTAG
- the hflX gene encoding GTPase HflX: MTEKVIIAGLQLPNQDMDYAMQELAALVEANNMEATENVIQKLDRPNSATYFGSGKVVELHELGESINVHTLVVNAELSPSQIRNLEQESKLDVIDRTGLILEIFANRAKSREAKLQVEIAKLNYQMPRLRTSSSQRLDQQSAGDAGGGYTNRGSGETKLEMNRRTIQQRINNLNHELKEMTTSSAVQRQKRDQTGLPSVALVGYTNAGKSTTMNGLVRLYGESDEKQVFEKNMLFATLDTSVRKLTFPDQKQLLLSDTVGFVSHLPHQLIKAFRSTLAEAAQADLLVQVVDVSDPHFREMIQTTNEALQEIGVTKAPMIVAFNKADMAGVEFPTFEGNEEITYSAQDKKSLVLLTNMIKQKVFTGYREATFLIPFDKGQVVDYLNQHTNVLKTDYKETGTEIVTELSSDDYQRFHDYLVEPVEN, encoded by the coding sequence ATGACAGAAAAAGTCATTATTGCAGGTTTGCAGCTGCCTAATCAAGACATGGATTATGCCATGCAGGAACTAGCAGCTTTAGTTGAAGCAAATAATATGGAAGCTACTGAAAATGTCATTCAAAAATTGGATCGACCAAATTCTGCTACTTATTTTGGAAGTGGTAAAGTTGTCGAACTTCACGAACTCGGTGAAAGCATCAATGTTCACACATTAGTTGTGAATGCCGAATTATCGCCAAGCCAAATTCGTAATCTAGAACAAGAATCGAAACTCGATGTGATTGATCGAACCGGATTAATCCTAGAAATTTTCGCAAATCGTGCTAAATCGCGAGAAGCAAAACTCCAGGTCGAAATTGCAAAATTAAATTATCAGATGCCAAGATTGCGAACAAGCTCTTCGCAGCGACTTGACCAGCAGTCAGCTGGCGATGCAGGTGGTGGTTACACTAACCGTGGTTCTGGTGAAACAAAGCTTGAAATGAATCGCCGAACTATTCAGCAACGGATTAACAATTTAAATCACGAGCTTAAAGAAATGACAACATCTAGTGCGGTTCAACGGCAAAAACGGGATCAAACTGGTTTGCCAAGCGTGGCTTTGGTTGGGTACACAAATGCGGGTAAGTCCACCACTATGAACGGTTTAGTTCGTTTATATGGCGAAAGCGACGAAAAACAAGTCTTTGAAAAAAACATGTTATTTGCCACTTTAGATACCAGCGTTCGAAAACTAACTTTTCCTGATCAAAAACAACTTTTGCTTAGTGATACAGTTGGGTTTGTTAGTCATTTACCTCATCAATTGATTAAAGCATTCCGTTCTACTTTGGCTGAAGCGGCGCAGGCTGACCTCTTAGTTCAAGTAGTTGATGTTTCGGATCCCCATTTCCGAGAAATGATCCAAACAACTAATGAGGCGTTGCAAGAAATCGGGGTGACCAAAGCTCCTATGATCGTGGCCTTTAATAAAGCCGATATGGCTGGCGTAGAATTTCCTACCTTTGAAGGTAACGAAGAAATTACTTATTCTGCCCAGGACAAAAAGTCACTCGTTCTTTTAACCAACATGATCAAACAAAAGGTCTTTACTGGTTATCGTGAGGCTACCTTCTTGATCCCATTTGACAAGGGCCAAGTGGTCGATTATCTTAATCAACATACAAATGTGTTGAAAACAGATTATAAAGAAACTGGTACAGAGATTGTCACAGAATTAAGCAGCGATGATTATCAACGGTTCCATGATTATCTCGTTGAACCTGTTGAAAATTAA
- a CDS encoding peptide ABC transporter substrate-binding protein → MKVRSVVKLSAVALASTFVLAACGAKGSTSTAKKQSVNFMESAEISTMDPSKADDVVSMTQLSNTGEGLYRLGKNSSVHNALATSTKESKDGKTWTFTIRKGAKWSNGDKVTAKDFVYSWQRTVNPKTASEYAYLFSGIKNADQIMAGKTNYKKLGIKADGNYKLTVTLDRAIPYFKLLMGFSVFFPQNQNAVEKYGSKYGTTSDKMVYNGPYKQEGWKGTNLSWKLVKNPEYWNKKNVKMNTINYQVVKDSSTALNLYNSKKLDVTTISGTQVAQYKNNKAYVLRKEASTFYLQLNEKRKIFKNKKIRQAVSMSIDRTQLTGKVLADGSQNVNGLVSNGLAKNPSTGEDFAKESAVKSASTRNLTEAKKLLKEGLKEEGMSSLKFTLMADDTTAGKATNEFLQAQIEKLGSNVKVSVQNIPFKTRLTDSSDGKFDAVVTGWGADFSDPISFLQLFVTGNAQNNGSYSSKEYDALIKSSNTTDATHPQKRWADMVKAEKVLMNDQAIVPLYQQATSQLWNTKLKGVVYNTAGNEYDYSKLNLTK, encoded by the coding sequence ATGAAAGTAAGATCAGTTGTCAAGTTAAGTGCGGTAGCGTTAGCTTCTACATTTGTGTTAGCCGCATGTGGAGCGAAGGGTAGTACTAGTACCGCAAAAAAACAGTCAGTTAACTTTATGGAATCAGCAGAAATTTCCACTATGGATCCTTCAAAAGCTGATGATGTTGTTAGTATGACACAGTTGTCCAATACCGGAGAAGGTCTTTATCGATTAGGCAAGAATAGTTCTGTACATAATGCGTTAGCAACAAGTACAAAAGAGTCTAAAGATGGTAAGACGTGGACATTTACAATTCGTAAGGGTGCCAAGTGGAGTAACGGGGATAAAGTCACAGCCAAAGATTTTGTTTATTCATGGCAAAGAACGGTTAATCCGAAAACTGCTTCAGAATATGCTTATCTTTTCTCAGGCATTAAAAACGCCGATCAAATCATGGCCGGCAAAACTAACTATAAGAAGTTAGGCATTAAAGCTGACGGTAATTATAAGTTAACAGTTACTTTAGACCGCGCAATTCCATACTTTAAACTCCTAATGGGCTTCTCGGTATTCTTCCCACAGAATCAAAATGCTGTTGAAAAATATGGGTCTAAATACGGAACGACTTCAGACAAGATGGTTTACAACGGGCCGTATAAACAGGAAGGTTGGAAAGGAACTAATTTAAGTTGGAAATTAGTTAAAAATCCAGAGTATTGGAATAAGAAGAACGTTAAGATGAATACAATCAACTATCAAGTTGTCAAAGATTCATCGACTGCTTTGAACTTATACAATAGTAAGAAACTTGATGTGACAACCATTAGTGGAACACAGGTTGCTCAATACAAGAACAATAAAGCTTACGTATTGCGTAAAGAAGCTTCAACCTTCTATCTACAATTAAATGAGAAGAGAAAGATCTTTAAGAACAAGAAGATTCGTCAGGCCGTTTCAATGTCAATCGATAGAACGCAGTTGACTGGGAAAGTCCTAGCCGATGGGTCACAAAATGTTAATGGTCTTGTTTCTAACGGTTTAGCAAAGAATCCTTCTACTGGTGAAGATTTTGCTAAGGAATCCGCCGTGAAATCTGCTTCTACTCGGAACTTAACTGAAGCTAAAAAGCTTTTAAAGGAAGGTTTGAAAGAAGAGGGCATGTCTAGTTTGAAGTTTACTTTGATGGCTGATGATACAACTGCCGGAAAAGCGACAAACGAATTTTTACAAGCTCAAATTGAAAAATTAGGTAGTAACGTCAAGGTCAGTGTTCAAAATATTCCATTTAAGACCCGTTTGACTGATTCTAGTGACGGTAAGTTTGATGCCGTTGTCACAGGTTGGGGAGCTGACTTCTCAGATCCAATCTCGTTCTTGCAGTTGTTTGTCACAGGCAACGCACAAAATAACGGAAGTTACAGTAGTAAAGAATATGATGCTTTGATCAAGAGCTCTAACACAACCGATGCAACTCATCCACAAAAGCGTTGGGCAGATATGGTTAAGGCCGAAAAAGTCTTGATGAATGATCAGGCAATTGTCCCACTTTATCAACAAGCGACCTCACAGCTTTGGAATACAAAACTTAAAGGTGTTGTTTATAACACTGCGGGTAACGAATATGATTACTCTAAACTCAATTTAACAAAATAA
- a CDS encoding peptide ABC transporter substrate-binding protein, translating to MNVKSVVKLGAVALASTFVLAACGSKSDSGSSKKSTVNFMVASEIPTMDTSKVTDTIGLTQLANTEEGLYRLGKNSSVHNALATKTVVSKDKKTYTFTLRKGAKWSNGDKVTAKDFVYSWQRTVNPKTASEYAYLFSGIKNADKITAGKANYKTLGIKADGDYKLTVTLDRPVPYFKLLMGFALFFPQNQKAVEKYGSKYGTASDKLVYNGPYKSTGWTGTNLKWKLVKNDNYWNKKDVKVDTINYQVVKDSSTALNLYNSKKLDVTTITGSQVAQYKNNKAYKLRKEASTFYLQLNEKKDKYFANKKIRQAISMSIDRSQLTGKVLADGSQNPLGYVSAGLAENPKTGQDFAKESEVKSAVTQNLTQAKKLLKEGLKEEGMTKLEFSLMADDTPAGKSTNEFLQSQIEKLGSNVKVNVENIPFKSRLTNSTNGKFDAVVTGWGADFADPISFLQLFVTGNSNNNGSWSNKEYDKLIKASSTTDANNTQKRWDDLVKAEKILMNEQGIVPLYQQAASQLWNTNLKGEVYNTSGVNFDYSGLYLAK from the coding sequence ATGAATGTGAAATCAGTAGTGAAATTAGGAGCCGTTGCGTTGGCTTCAACATTTGTCCTAGCAGCCTGTGGGTCAAAAAGTGATAGTGGATCGTCAAAAAAATCAACCGTTAACTTTATGGTTGCTTCAGAAATCCCAACTATGGATACTTCTAAAGTTACCGACACGATTGGTTTAACTCAGTTAGCTAATACTGAAGAAGGTCTTTATCGTTTAGGCAAGAACAGTTCTGTACACAATGCTTTAGCAACAAAAACGGTTGTTTCTAAAGATAAAAAGACTTATACTTTCACCTTACGTAAGGGTGCAAAGTGGAGCAATGGTGACAAAGTTACAGCCAAAGATTTTGTTTATTCTTGGCAACGTACTGTAAATCCTAAAACTGCTTCAGAATATGCTTATCTTTTCTCCGGAATCAAAAATGCTGACAAAATTACAGCCGGCAAAGCTAATTACAAAACTTTAGGGATTAAAGCTGACGGTGATTATAAACTGACCGTTACTTTAGACCGTCCCGTACCTTACTTTAAGTTATTAATGGGATTTGCATTATTCTTCCCACAAAACCAGAAAGCTGTTGAAAAGTATGGTTCTAAATACGGAACAGCTTCAGACAAGTTAGTTTACAATGGCCCTTACAAGTCTACTGGTTGGACAGGAACTAACTTGAAATGGAAGTTAGTTAAGAATGACAATTACTGGAACAAAAAAGATGTGAAAGTTGATACAATCAACTATCAAGTAGTTAAAGATTCATCTACGGCCTTGAACCTCTATAATAGTAAAAAACTTGATGTGACAACCATTACTGGTAGTCAAGTTGCTCAATACAAGAACAACAAAGCATACAAGTTACGTAAAGAGGCTTCAACCTTCTATCTTCAATTAAATGAAAAGAAGGACAAGTACTTTGCTAACAAGAAGATTCGTCAGGCAATTTCAATGTCAATCGACCGTAGTCAACTAACAGGAAAAGTTTTAGCTGATGGTTCGCAAAATCCACTTGGGTATGTTTCAGCTGGATTAGCAGAGAATCCAAAAACAGGTCAAGATTTTGCTAAAGAATCAGAAGTTAAATCAGCAGTTACCCAAAACTTAACTCAAGCTAAGAAGTTATTAAAAGAAGGCTTGAAAGAAGAGGGTATGACAAAGCTTGAATTCTCATTGATGGCTGATGATACACCTGCTGGGAAATCTACAAATGAGTTCTTACAATCACAAATCGAAAAATTAGGTAGTAACGTGAAAGTGAATGTTGAAAACATTCCATTTAAGTCTCGTTTGACTAACTCAACAAACGGTAAATTCGATGCTGTTGTTACTGGTTGGGGTGCTGACTTTGCCGATCCAATTTCGTTCTTACAGCTATTTGTTACTGGAAACTCAAATAACAATGGTTCATGGAGCAATAAAGAATACGACAAGTTGATCAAGGCATCTAGCACAACTGATGCTAACAACACACAAAAACGTTGGGATGACTTAGTTAAGGCAGAAAAGATCCTTATGAACGAACAAGGAATCGTGCCACTTTATCAACAAGCTGCTTCTCAATTATGGAATACCAACTTGAAGGGTGAAGTTTACAACACTTCTGGTGTCAATTTTGATTACTCAGGTCTTTACTTGGCAAAATAA
- a CDS encoding peptide ABC transporter substrate-binding protein, with protein sequence MNVRSAIKVGAVALASTFVLAACGSKDSSSSKESVNFEESAEIATMDQSKVTDVVGFTQLGNTQEGLYRLGEKSKVNNALATSTKESKDGKTWTFTIRKNAKWSNGDPVTAQDFVYGWQRTVNPKTASEYAYLFSGIKNADKIMSGKVNYKQLGIKAEGKYKLVVTLDRPIAYFKLLMGFPTFYPQNQKAVEKYGSKYGTASDKLVYDGPYKQVGWTGTNLSWKLEKNNNYWDKKNVKMNTINYQVVKDSSTGLNLYNSKKLDVANIIGNQVAQYKNNKDYVLRKQSSMFYLQYNMKKEKVFRNAKIRKAISMTINRNQLTGKVLADGSTNPKGLVSTGLASNPKSGEDFATESEVKSAVTPNLTEAKKLMAEGLKEEGKSSLTFTLLGDDTASTKQITEFLQSQIEKLPNVKVNLQNVPFKTRLTNSSNGKFDVVLSAWGADFSDPISFLQLFVTGNAQNNGGFSNKQYDALIKASNTTDATNPEKRWDDMVQAEKILMNDQGIAPVYQQAKSQLWNSKLKGVVYNTAGVNFDYKNLNLTK encoded by the coding sequence ATGAATGTTAGATCAGCAATAAAAGTTGGAGCAGTTGCGCTCGCTTCAACATTTGTTTTGGCTGCGTGTGGATCCAAGGACAGTAGTTCGTCGAAAGAATCAGTTAACTTTGAAGAAAGTGCTGAAATTGCGACAATGGATCAATCGAAGGTTACCGATGTCGTTGGTTTTACCCAGTTAGGAAATACCCAAGAGGGCCTTTACCGATTAGGTGAGAAGAGCAAAGTTAACAATGCTCTTGCAACAAGTACAAAGGAATCTAAAGATGGTAAGACTTGGACATTTACAATTCGTAAGAATGCTAAGTGGAGCAATGGCGATCCTGTTACTGCTCAAGATTTTGTTTATGGCTGGCAACGAACGGTTAATCCAAAAACCGCTTCTGAGTATGCTTACTTATTCTCAGGCATCAAAAATGCTGACAAGATCATGTCTGGTAAAGTAAACTACAAACAGTTGGGAATCAAAGCTGAAGGTAAGTATAAGTTGGTTGTGACGTTAGATCGTCCGATTGCTTACTTCAAGTTGTTAATGGGCTTCCCAACTTTCTACCCACAAAACCAAAAGGCTGTGGAAAAGTACGGCTCTAAGTACGGAACAGCTTCTGATAAATTAGTTTATGATGGTCCTTACAAACAAGTTGGTTGGACTGGTACAAACTTAAGTTGGAAACTTGAAAAGAATAATAATTACTGGGATAAAAAGAACGTCAAAATGAATACCATTAATTATCAAGTTGTCAAAGATTCAAGTACTGGTTTGAACTTGTATAACAGTAAGAAGCTTGATGTTGCTAATATTATTGGTAACCAAGTTGCACAATACAAGAACAACAAAGATTATGTTTTACGTAAGCAATCATCAATGTTCTATCTTCAATATAATATGAAGAAAGAAAAAGTTTTCCGTAATGCTAAGATTCGGAAAGCAATCTCAATGACGATTAATCGTAACCAATTGACAGGTAAGGTTCTTGCTGATGGTTCAACAAATCCTAAAGGACTTGTTTCAACTGGTTTAGCAAGCAATCCTAAGTCTGGTGAAGATTTTGCAACTGAATCTGAAGTTAAGTCAGCAGTTACACCAAACTTAACGGAAGCTAAGAAATTAATGGCTGAAGGACTTAAAGAAGAAGGCAAATCAAGTTTGACCTTTACACTTCTTGGTGATGATACAGCTTCAACAAAGCAAATCACTGAATTCCTACAGTCACAAATTGAAAAGTTACCTAATGTCAAAGTTAATTTGCAAAACGTACCATTTAAGACACGTTTGACAAATTCTTCAAATGGTAAGTTCGATGTTGTTCTCTCTGCATGGGGTGCTGATTTCTCTGATCCAATTTCCTTCTTACAATTATTTGTAACTGGAAATGCTCAGAATAATGGTGGCTTCAGTAACAAACAGTACGACGCATTGATCAAGGCTTCCAATACAACTGATGCCACAAATCCTGAAAAACGTTGGGACGACATGGTTCAAGCTGAAAAGATCTTGATGAATGATCAAGGAATTGCACCTGTGTACCAGCAGGCAAAATCGCAGCTTTGGAACTCTAAGTTGAAGGGCGTTGTTTACAACACTGCTGGTGTCAACTTTGATTACAAGAATTTAAATCTGACAAAATAA
- the opp3b gene encoding oligopeptide ABC transporter permease — MARYLVKRIFYLVLTLFLIASITFFLMKLMPGTPLNNQAKLTPEQIKTIYAHYGLNKPVWQQYISYIVDAAHGNFGLSFQFSDQPVSYLISSRIGPSLQLGGQAIIVGVFFGIIVGSLSAIRKNTWIDGTSTFISILGISIPSFVLAILLQYYLGLKLQWFPIADWGGFSYTVLPTLALAASPFAETSRFVRTEMVDVLGSDYIELAKAKGLSRIGVVWHHALRNSLIPLVTVIGPLAAAIMTGSMVVENIFSVPGIGEQFVKSILVNDYPTIMGVTMLYSALLCAILLLTDLVYGIIDPRIRISGNEG, encoded by the coding sequence ATGGCAAGATATTTAGTAAAGCGAATCTTTTACCTGGTTTTAACGCTGTTTTTGATTGCAAGTATCACCTTCTTCTTAATGAAGTTGATGCCCGGAACACCATTGAATAACCAGGCAAAATTAACACCGGAACAGATTAAAACAATCTATGCTCACTATGGATTGAACAAACCGGTATGGCAGCAATATATTAGCTACATTGTGGATGCAGCACATGGAAACTTTGGGTTATCATTCCAGTTTAGTGATCAACCTGTTTCTTACTTGATTTCAAGCCGGATTGGACCTTCATTACAATTAGGTGGTCAAGCCATCATTGTAGGTGTTTTCTTCGGAATCATCGTTGGATCTTTAAGCGCAATCCGTAAAAACACATGGATTGATGGAACTTCAACTTTTATTTCAATTTTAGGAATCTCGATTCCAAGTTTCGTACTGGCAATCTTGCTTCAATACTATTTAGGACTGAAATTGCAGTGGTTCCCAATTGCTGATTGGGGTGGATTCTCATACACGGTGTTACCAACCTTGGCGTTAGCAGCTTCGCCTTTTGCAGAAACTTCACGGTTTGTCCGAACTGAAATGGTCGATGTTTTGGGAAGCGACTATATCGAATTAGCGAAGGCAAAAGGATTAAGTCGAATTGGGGTTGTTTGGCATCACGCCTTACGTAATAGTTTAATTCCATTAGTTACAGTTATTGGGCCATTGGCAGCCGCTATTATGACTGGATCAATGGTTGTGGAAAACATCTTCTCTGTACCAGGAATTGGGGAACAATTTGTAAAATCCATCTTGGTAAATGATTACCCAACTATTATGGGTGTCACGATGTTATATTCTGCTTTACTATGTGCAATCTTATTGTTAACTGATTTAGTTTACGGAATTATTGATCCACGAATCCGAATTTCTGGGAATGAGGGGTAA
- a CDS encoding ABC transporter permease — protein sequence MEEKMNLAPDAFEPVSKKDELDDEKIVAPSRTFVQDAWRRLKQNKASFVCLWILAIIFVVAFTSPLTASHPNDSNPNYANLPPKIPGININGLNGTSVVAGKRVDAYKQNNVPSKVHYTLGTDYLGRSLAQRILRGTLVSLLIGLFATLIDLIVGVGYGIVSAWRGGITDIVMQRIIEVISSVPNIVIMVLFMLVLKGGMLPIILAIAFNGWTTMARLTRAQTLQLKTQEYVLAARTLGESTFKIAIKHLLPNLSSVIIIQTMFTIPSAIFFEAFLSYIGIGIQAPTASLGTLISDGQKNFQFLPYQMWYPAIVLSIVMIAFNILADGLRDAFDPRTARR from the coding sequence ATGGAAGAAAAAATGAATTTAGCACCGGATGCATTTGAACCGGTATCTAAAAAAGATGAACTAGATGATGAAAAAATCGTAGCCCCTTCCCGGACATTTGTTCAGGATGCATGGCGGCGGTTGAAACAAAATAAGGCTTCCTTTGTTTGTTTATGGATCTTGGCTATTATCTTTGTGGTTGCTTTTACATCACCACTTACAGCTTCACATCCAAATGATTCAAATCCAAACTATGCCAATTTACCACCCAAGATTCCCGGCATCAATATCAATGGTTTGAATGGAACTTCAGTGGTTGCTGGTAAACGTGTAGATGCTTATAAACAAAATAATGTGCCAAGTAAAGTGCATTACACTTTAGGAACTGACTACTTAGGTCGTTCATTGGCTCAACGTATCTTACGAGGAACTTTAGTTTCCTTGTTAATTGGTCTTTTTGCTACCTTGATTGATTTAATTGTCGGGGTTGGGTATGGGATTGTTTCGGCCTGGAGAGGTGGAATAACCGATATTGTCATGCAACGGATAATTGAAGTTATTTCATCTGTACCTAACATCGTTATCATGGTTTTATTCATGCTTGTTCTAAAGGGCGGGATGTTACCAATCATTTTGGCGATTGCCTTTAATGGATGGACGACGATGGCCCGGCTGACGCGAGCGCAAACCTTGCAATTGAAAACACAAGAGTATGTCCTGGCAGCCCGTACATTAGGTGAGTCAACTTTTAAAATTGCGATTAAACATTTATTGCCTAACTTATCAAGTGTGATCATTATTCAAACAATGTTTACAATTCCATCCGCTATTTTCTTCGAAGCTTTCCTAAGTTATATCGGAATTGGGATTCAAGCTCCAACTGCTTCTCTAGGAACATTAATTAGTGATGGTCAAAAGAACTTCCAGTTCTTGCCATATCAAATGTGGTATCCTGCAATTGTGTTATCCATTGTTATGATTGCATTTAATATTTTGGCTGATGGTTTACGTGATGCGTTTGACCCTCGAACAGCCCGCAGATAG
- a CDS encoding ABC transporter ATP-binding protein has translation MENAEENILEVKNLTIDFHTYAGTVKAIRDVSFHLKKGETLAIVGESGSGKTVTTKTVMGLLANNAEVVEGTVKFHGKNILKMSEKELEDIRGKDIAEIFQDPMTSLDPTMRIGRQIAEPLQIHKGYSREKANKQALEMLKLVGITNAKERINDYPHQFSGGMRQRIVIAIALVCYPEILIADEPTTALDVTIQAQILDLMKELQEKISTSIIFITHDLGVVAGMADRVAVMYAGKIVEYGTVDEIFYNPQHPYTWGLLNSMPTLDTRKGKLESIPGTPPDLLDPPAGDPFAARNPYAMKIDEQKEPPFFKVSDTHYAATWLLHPDAPNVEPPVAIKRRQEVYADRLKKGTINQGHIHSTGNTSFGVNDDDAIGE, from the coding sequence ATGGAAAATGCAGAAGAAAATATTCTAGAAGTAAAAAACTTAACCATTGACTTCCATACCTATGCAGGGACAGTCAAAGCGATTCGTGACGTTTCTTTCCATTTGAAAAAGGGAGAAACTTTAGCAATTGTTGGTGAGTCTGGTTCTGGTAAAACAGTTACGACTAAAACTGTCATGGGATTATTAGCAAATAATGCTGAAGTTGTTGAAGGAACAGTGAAGTTTCATGGCAAGAATATTCTTAAAATGTCAGAAAAAGAACTAGAAGATATTCGTGGAAAAGATATTGCCGAAATCTTCCAAGATCCGATGACTTCTTTGGATCCAACCATGAGAATTGGTCGCCAAATTGCGGAGCCTTTACAGATTCACAAAGGTTACAGTCGTGAAAAGGCCAACAAACAAGCCTTAGAAATGCTTAAATTAGTTGGAATTACAAACGCTAAAGAACGAATTAATGATTATCCACATCAATTTTCTGGTGGGATGCGTCAACGAATTGTGATTGCCATTGCGTTAGTTTGTTACCCAGAGATCTTGATCGCTGATGAACCAACAACTGCCTTGGATGTGACAATTCAGGCTCAAATTCTTGATTTAATGAAAGAATTACAAGAGAAAATTTCGACTTCAATTATCTTTATCACCCATGATTTAGGAGTTGTTGCCGGGATGGCTGATCGTGTGGCTGTTATGTATGCTGGTAAAATTGTGGAATATGGAACGGTTGATGAAATCTTCTATAATCCGCAACATCCTTATACATGGGGGCTCCTGAATTCAATGCCTACTCTTGATACGCGCAAAGGGAAGTTGGAATCTATTCCAGGAACACCGCCAGATTTATTGGATCCACCAGCTGGTGATCCGTTTGCTGCGCGGAATCCTTATGCAATGAAGATTGATGAGCAAAAAGAGCCACCATTTTTCAAAGTGTCAGATACCCATTATGCTGCCACTTGGCTTTTGCATCCAGATGCACCAAATGTAGAACCTCCAGTCGCAATCAAACGTCGTCAAGAAGTCTATGCAGACCGTTTGAAAAAGGGTACGATCAATCAAGGTCATATTCATTCAACTGGGAATACAAGCTTTGGTGTGAACGATGACGATGCAATTGGTGAGTAA